The proteins below are encoded in one region of Pseudonocardia sp. DSM 110487:
- a CDS encoding enoyl-CoA hydratase-related protein, with amino-acid sequence MTDPLRTRRLGAVLEVTLDRPPANAIDLATSRAMGRVFAGFRDDPDLRVAVLRTGGDRFFSAGWDLKAAAAGDPVDGDYGEGGFGGIQLLPGLNKPVLAAVDGMAVGGGFELALSADLIYAADTATFALPEIDAGTLADAATLRLPGRIPHHIAMELLLTGRWMDAAEAHRWGLVNEVHPADRLADRVLEVAAQLAEGPPLVFAAIKEVQRESQQLTFAEAMRRIGAREFPTVATLYGSQDQIEGAKAFAERRPPVWKGC; translated from the coding sequence GTGACCGATCCACTGCGGACCAGACGGCTCGGCGCCGTCCTCGAGGTCACCCTCGACCGTCCGCCCGCGAACGCGATCGACCTGGCCACCTCGCGCGCGATGGGCCGCGTTTTCGCCGGCTTCCGCGACGACCCCGACCTGCGGGTGGCGGTGTTGCGCACCGGCGGTGACCGGTTCTTCAGCGCGGGCTGGGACCTCAAGGCGGCCGCGGCAGGCGACCCGGTGGACGGCGACTACGGCGAGGGCGGCTTCGGCGGGATCCAGCTGCTGCCGGGGCTGAACAAGCCGGTACTCGCGGCCGTCGACGGGATGGCGGTGGGCGGCGGCTTCGAGCTGGCCCTGTCGGCCGACCTGATCTACGCAGCCGACACGGCGACGTTCGCCCTGCCCGAGATCGACGCCGGCACCCTCGCCGACGCCGCGACCCTGCGTCTGCCCGGCCGGATCCCGCACCACATCGCGATGGAGCTGCTGCTCACCGGGCGGTGGATGGACGCGGCCGAGGCGCACCGCTGGGGGCTGGTCAACGAGGTGCACCCGGCCGACCGGCTGGCCGACCGCGTCCTCGAGGTCGCCGCGCAGTTGGCGGAGGGGCCGCCGTTGGTCTTCGCGGCGATCAAGGAAGTGCAGCGGGAGAGCCAGCAGCTGACCTTCGCCGAAGCGATGCGCCGGATCGGGGCCCGCGAGTTCCCCACGGTCGCAACGCTCTACGGCTCGCAGGACCAGATCGAGGGGGCGAAGGCGTTCGCCGAGCGGCGCCCGCCCGTGTGGAAGGGATGCTGA
- a CDS encoding DUF3604 domain-containing protein: protein MGHGHGHGCTADHHRGEYTDRQRADLDLVLAFNHRLAHAVDDCVDITDTIAALDPDPLRYMWVDEGAGRIPAQLERAAAVLDVAPRLTGHTRGTTRTLPHSRNAARPTVATGGGRTLVAWLEWVPDRGDRLVAELDGETAVVVDGPEDLFRPTAAVTADGTPWLLFGRSVDGEVAVWACRFDGAGWTDPELVSTTDGPSFNQEVLAHPDGSLHVCWQGRAGGGFGIFARRFAGGGWEEPRWVSEGATGNAWDPTLAAVPDGMAYAWSEYDGGSYAIVLRAGEVVRRLTGGTDYALHPSLAATTDGRLWCAFDVITVQGHGGSGPTRLRPRERPDRFGGMREAGDSVPPELLPEVSAAIRVVCVEGDQLVTPPGELAPGLNVVPSALPRLQATADGGLVVGYRVHRQLPLMTYYWEAAAQVLGPDGWLPPTTITGTDATLEEVSLAEGVLVTQSDGRLDRALGWTEGFGGRECPYLADHHGAVIWHGVHGAGQVVLARIESAGPAATGGERAAVISSDGRTEDRRWVTGEQADRYEVPGYTLYWGDLHRHSLISRCTSGDEPSLEDFYRYAWDVNSYDFWAVTDHAENSTAYQWWSLQKIADLLHVPGRFVPLYGFEWTSADTGHQNVIYGDVARGAPIFSAFAAGTTTPDGLWEALAEHPEHPAITIPHHPGSAMVHNDWDYHDPRYSRLVEVFQACRGNYESDSCFRQYSDGTAGGTFMLDGLRRGHRFGLIASSDHGHGASYVGVLARSLSRADVFDGLWSRRTCAATTRGVIADLRLGPHLMGSEVGWTGPRPLTVHARGYTELARVDILRDGEVVHTVRGEPDLPLGHMRVDLRVEWGKADVTTCWDGRLRVTAGGRLLLPGFVGPEVVAMDEESIAWEHVTRSFGEPYGAQRGGVEVSICGPPDAVVHVECAGRAVSVELAKLAAGGVVFDDELPGELALHPAVGALLGLGVRELDVPLVDDSTAPAFYYARVFQVDGEMAWSSPIWVS from the coding sequence ATGGGCCACGGGCACGGGCACGGCTGCACCGCGGATCACCACCGCGGCGAGTACACCGACCGCCAGCGCGCGGATCTCGACCTGGTGCTGGCGTTCAACCACCGCCTCGCGCACGCGGTGGACGACTGCGTCGACATCACCGACACGATCGCCGCGCTCGACCCGGACCCGCTGCGCTACATGTGGGTGGACGAGGGCGCCGGCCGGATCCCGGCCCAGCTGGAGCGGGCCGCGGCCGTGCTGGACGTCGCGCCCCGGCTGACCGGCCATACCCGCGGGACGACCCGGACGCTCCCGCACAGCCGCAACGCCGCGCGCCCGACCGTCGCGACGGGCGGCGGCCGGACCCTGGTCGCCTGGCTGGAGTGGGTGCCCGACCGGGGCGACCGGCTCGTCGCGGAGCTGGACGGCGAGACCGCGGTGGTGGTCGACGGGCCGGAGGATCTGTTCCGCCCGACGGCGGCGGTCACCGCCGATGGCACCCCGTGGCTGCTGTTCGGCCGCTCGGTCGACGGCGAGGTCGCCGTCTGGGCCTGCCGTTTCGACGGCGCCGGGTGGACCGACCCGGAGCTGGTGAGCACCACCGATGGGCCGTCGTTCAACCAGGAGGTGCTGGCGCACCCCGACGGCAGCCTGCACGTGTGCTGGCAGGGCCGGGCAGGCGGTGGCTTCGGCATCTTCGCCCGCCGGTTCGCGGGTGGCGGCTGGGAGGAACCCCGCTGGGTGAGTGAGGGCGCCACGGGCAATGCGTGGGACCCGACGCTTGCGGCCGTGCCGGACGGGATGGCCTATGCATGGTCGGAGTACGACGGCGGGAGCTATGCGATCGTGCTGCGCGCGGGCGAGGTGGTGCGCCGGCTCACCGGCGGCACGGACTACGCCTTGCACCCGAGCCTGGCCGCCACCACCGACGGCAGGCTGTGGTGCGCCTTCGATGTGATCACGGTGCAGGGGCACGGCGGCAGCGGGCCGACGCGGTTGCGCCCCCGGGAGCGCCCGGACCGGTTCGGCGGCATGCGGGAGGCGGGCGACAGCGTGCCCCCGGAGCTCCTGCCGGAGGTGAGCGCCGCGATCCGGGTCGTGTGCGTGGAGGGCGATCAGCTCGTCACGCCACCCGGCGAGCTCGCGCCCGGGCTGAACGTCGTCCCGTCGGCGCTGCCCCGGCTGCAGGCCACCGCCGATGGCGGCCTCGTGGTCGGCTACCGCGTACATCGCCAGCTACCGCTCATGACCTACTACTGGGAGGCGGCCGCGCAGGTGCTCGGCCCGGACGGCTGGCTGCCGCCGACCACGATCACCGGCACCGACGCCACCCTGGAAGAGGTGTCGCTCGCGGAGGGGGTGCTCGTCACCCAGTCCGACGGGAGGCTGGACCGCGCCCTCGGCTGGACCGAGGGTTTCGGCGGGCGGGAGTGCCCGTATCTCGCCGACCACCACGGCGCGGTGATCTGGCACGGCGTGCACGGTGCCGGCCAGGTCGTGCTGGCGCGGATCGAGTCGGCGGGCCCGGCCGCGACGGGTGGCGAGCGGGCCGCCGTGATCAGCTCCGACGGGCGCACCGAGGACCGCCGCTGGGTCACCGGCGAGCAGGCGGATCGCTACGAGGTGCCTGGCTACACCCTGTACTGGGGCGACCTGCACCGGCACTCGCTGATCAGCCGCTGCACATCGGGGGACGAGCCCTCACTGGAGGACTTCTACCGCTACGCGTGGGACGTCAACTCCTACGACTTCTGGGCCGTCACCGACCACGCCGAGAACTCCACCGCCTACCAGTGGTGGAGCCTGCAGAAGATCGCGGACCTGCTGCACGTGCCCGGCCGGTTCGTGCCGCTGTACGGCTTCGAGTGGACATCGGCCGACACCGGCCACCAGAACGTGATCTACGGCGACGTCGCGCGTGGCGCCCCGATCTTCTCCGCGTTCGCCGCGGGCACCACCACTCCGGACGGGCTGTGGGAGGCGCTGGCCGAGCACCCCGAGCACCCGGCGATCACGATCCCGCACCACCCCGGCTCGGCGATGGTGCACAACGACTGGGACTACCACGACCCCCGCTACAGCCGCCTCGTCGAGGTGTTCCAGGCATGCCGCGGCAACTACGAGTCGGACAGCTGCTTCCGCCAGTACTCCGACGGCACCGCTGGCGGCACGTTCATGCTCGACGGGCTGCGCCGCGGGCACCGGTTCGGGCTGATCGCCTCCTCCGACCACGGTCACGGCGCGAGCTACGTCGGCGTGCTCGCCCGCTCGCTGTCGCGCGCCGACGTCTTCGACGGGCTGTGGTCACGGCGGACCTGTGCCGCCACCACCCGCGGGGTGATCGCCGACCTCCGGCTGGGCCCGCACCTGATGGGCTCGGAGGTCGGCTGGACGGGGCCGCGCCCGCTCACCGTGCACGCCCGCGGCTACACCGAGCTCGCCCGGGTCGACATCCTGCGCGACGGCGAGGTCGTGCACACCGTCAGGGGAGAACCGGACCTCCCGCTCGGCCACATGCGCGTCGACCTGCGCGTGGAGTGGGGCAAGGCCGACGTCACCACGTGCTGGGACGGCCGGCTGCGGGTGACGGCGGGTGGCCGCCTGCTGCTCCCTGGGTTCGTCGGTCCCGAGGTGGTGGCGATGGACGAGGAATCGATCGCATGGGAGCACGTGACGCGCAGCTTCGGCGAGCCGTACGGCGCGCAGCGCGGCGGGGTGGAGGTGAGCATCTGCGGGCCGCCCGACGCGGTCGTGCACGTCGAGTGCGCCGGTCGCGCCGTCTCCGTCGAGCTCGCGAAGCTCGCGGCGGGCGGCGTGGTGTTCGACGACGAGCTGCCGGGGGAGCTCGCGCTGCACCCGGCGGTCGGTGCGCTACTGGGCCTCGGCGTGCGGGAGCTCGACGTGCCCCTCGTGGACGACTCCACCGCGCCGGCGTTCTACTACGCGCGCGTGTTCCAGGTGGACGGCGAGATGGCATGGTCATCGCCGATCTGGGTCTCGTAG
- a CDS encoding DMT family transporter: MKQREQRSGVLLVLSAGVLWGTVGPAQVLAGSAVEPAALGGARILLGGLVLAAAVLATDPASVRALTARRWPALLAASAATATFQTAFLMSVAATGAAVATAVTFGITPVTTGLAERIVFGTRLSRRWTAGTLCAVLGCAVLVIPAGGAQVDVLGAAFGVVAGGCFGVYTVAAKHLIGHGAAMPAAVAVTLLIGGAVLAPWTIAALPALVTPHILVLVLWLGPITAAAAYWFFVTGLRRVSATTAGTLSLVEPLVATALALLVLGERPSAPVAAGAVLLLGGLVIVSRQGAAGRNGRSSSGPFRMIKAVDGGTSCHSSGRTISGSETTTRASSPKWENRSSAG; encoded by the coding sequence GTGAAGCAACGAGAACAGCGATCCGGCGTGCTGCTCGTCCTGTCGGCCGGGGTTCTCTGGGGGACCGTCGGGCCTGCGCAGGTGCTGGCGGGGTCCGCCGTGGAACCGGCGGCACTCGGCGGGGCCCGGATCCTCCTCGGCGGGCTGGTGCTCGCCGCCGCCGTCCTCGCCACCGACCCGGCGTCCGTGCGCGCCCTGACCGCGCGCCGGTGGCCCGCGCTGCTCGCCGCGTCGGCCGCGACGGCGACCTTCCAGACCGCGTTCCTGATGTCGGTGGCGGCCACGGGGGCGGCCGTGGCCACCGCGGTGACCTTCGGCATCACGCCCGTCACCACCGGGCTGGCCGAACGGATCGTGTTCGGCACCCGCCTGTCCCGGCGCTGGACAGCGGGCACGCTCTGCGCCGTCCTCGGCTGCGCCGTGCTCGTCATCCCGGCAGGAGGCGCGCAGGTCGACGTGCTCGGCGCCGCGTTCGGGGTCGTCGCCGGCGGGTGCTTCGGCGTCTACACCGTGGCCGCCAAGCACCTCATCGGGCACGGGGCGGCCATGCCGGCGGCGGTCGCCGTGACGCTGCTGATCGGCGGGGCGGTCCTCGCGCCGTGGACCATTGCCGCCCTGCCCGCCCTCGTCACCCCGCACATCCTGGTCCTGGTGCTCTGGCTCGGCCCCATCACGGCGGCCGCGGCCTACTGGTTCTTCGTCACCGGGTTGCGCCGGGTCAGCGCCACCACCGCGGGGACGCTCTCCCTCGTCGAGCCGCTGGTCGCCACCGCGCTCGCCCTGCTGGTGCTCGGCGAGCGCCCGTCGGCGCCGGTCGCCGCTGGGGCGGTTCTCCTGCTGGGCGGGCTCGTGATCGTCTCCCGTCAGGGCGCGGCGGGACGGAACGGACGCTCCTCGTCGGGGCCCTTCCGGATGATCAAGGCGGTGGACGGCGGCACCTCGTGCCACAGCTCCGGCAGGACGATCAGCGGCTCGGAGACGACCACCCGCGCCTCGTCGCCGAAGTGGGAGAACCGCTCGTCCGCGGGGTAG
- a CDS encoding Lrp/AsnC family transcriptional regulator translates to MGGAMDALDEAILRRLQRDGRQTNRELAAAVGVAPSTALERTRALRARGVITGFHAAVDPAALGRDVQALISIRIRPQSREAIENTRDSMAALPETLGVFVVTGNEDVLVHVAVPSTQYLRDFVLDRLARRKEFVDVRTTVVFDYVQPREQSELPDPSGRNRRTPSG, encoded by the coding sequence ATGGGCGGTGCCATGGATGCGCTCGACGAGGCGATCCTGCGGCGCTTGCAGCGCGACGGGCGCCAGACGAACCGGGAACTGGCGGCGGCGGTGGGCGTGGCCCCGTCCACCGCGCTGGAGCGCACCCGGGCGTTGCGGGCCCGCGGCGTGATCACGGGCTTCCACGCCGCCGTCGACCCGGCGGCGCTGGGACGCGACGTCCAGGCCCTGATCTCGATCCGGATCCGGCCGCAGTCCCGGGAGGCCATCGAGAACACCCGCGACAGCATGGCCGCGCTCCCCGAGACACTCGGCGTGTTCGTCGTAACCGGCAACGAGGACGTCCTCGTGCACGTCGCGGTGCCCAGCACGCAGTACCTCAGGGACTTCGTCCTCGACCGGCTGGCGCGGCGCAAGGAGTTCGTGGACGTCCGCACGACCGTGGTCTTCGACTACGTCCAGCCGCGGGAGCAGTCCGAACTTCCGGACCCGAGTGGGCGGAATCGCCGAACACCGTCCGGCTGA
- a CDS encoding LuxR C-terminal-related transcriptional regulator yields MRGWVEEEWLELLADLMASPVTELPVEALSRQLIRTFDGVACAFSAPCERADSAAVEVVEWIALAPGDLLIKRVHTATTPAGTVVAWNCPHQLGVPLSPEGCRSFVLGRHVEFGDREIELGKRIRRLIVGLDQQARRFAADRAAEMANARITPREQAVLGELARGVTAAVISRRLGISERTVHKHLEHIYGKLDVTDRLSAVLRAREAGLIAAR; encoded by the coding sequence ATGAGGGGCTGGGTGGAGGAGGAGTGGCTCGAGCTGCTTGCGGATCTCATGGCATCGCCGGTCACGGAACTGCCGGTCGAGGCCCTCTCCCGGCAGTTGATCCGGACGTTCGACGGGGTCGCGTGCGCGTTCAGCGCGCCGTGCGAACGGGCCGACTCCGCCGCGGTCGAAGTGGTGGAGTGGATCGCGCTCGCTCCCGGAGATCTGTTGATCAAGCGGGTGCACACGGCCACGACGCCTGCGGGAACCGTCGTGGCGTGGAACTGCCCGCACCAGCTCGGGGTGCCGCTGTCACCGGAGGGATGCCGGTCGTTCGTGCTGGGGCGCCACGTCGAGTTCGGCGATCGCGAGATCGAGCTCGGGAAGCGGATCCGCCGGCTGATCGTCGGTCTCGATCAGCAGGCCCGCAGGTTCGCGGCCGACCGGGCCGCGGAAATGGCGAACGCGCGGATCACACCCCGTGAGCAGGCGGTGCTCGGCGAGCTCGCCAGGGGCGTGACCGCCGCGGTGATCTCGCGGAGACTGGGCATCAGCGAACGGACCGTGCACAAGCACCTCGAGCACATTTACGGCAAGCTCGACGTCACCGACCGGCTCTCGGCGGTGCTCAGGGCGCGGGAAGCGGGCCTGATCGCGGCGCGGTAG
- a CDS encoding CAP domain-containing protein, producing MVSLGRHPARIIGIALVPLLFCGVAAAPAAHAGPARNLAADVIARTNAIRKDAGCAPVKADERLRSTAQQHASDMARHGYLEHEDRAGTSSAERIGSAGYDNVSGENLAHGYAGAAEVMAVWMRSSGHRRNIEDCAFTHIGVGYAPNGHYWVQDFGG from the coding sequence ATGGTCAGCCTCGGGCGCCATCCCGCACGCATTATCGGCATCGCACTCGTCCCACTGCTGTTCTGCGGAGTCGCCGCGGCACCAGCCGCGCATGCCGGCCCCGCACGGAATCTCGCCGCGGACGTGATCGCACGCACCAACGCCATCCGCAAGGACGCGGGCTGCGCTCCGGTGAAAGCCGATGAGCGCCTGCGCTCAACCGCACAGCAACATGCATCCGACATGGCCCGCCACGGCTATCTCGAGCACGAGGACCGGGCCGGGACGTCGTCAGCCGAGCGGATCGGATCCGCGGGCTACGACAACGTCTCCGGCGAGAATCTCGCGCACGGTTACGCGGGTGCCGCCGAGGTCATGGCTGTGTGGATGCGCTCGTCGGGACATCGCAGGAACATCGAGGACTGCGCGTTCACCCACATCGGCGTCGGTTACGCACCGAACGGCCATTACTGGGTGCAGGACTTCGGCGGCTGA
- a CDS encoding aminotransferase, which produces MRLNHWTVQTTDSPIGMAYALLDRRVKERELLDLAQAAPQYPAASEVLEHVVATARHPRGADYVEIAGLPHLREAFAADLCAAYRGRVQAEHVVVTAGCNQAFCLVASALAAPGDEVVLTLPYYFNHDMWLRMSGIVPVYLEPGPDLVPTPEAAEALITQRTRAIVLVTPGNPSGATASPERIAALAEVAARHDVALILDETYRSFRDTKEPAHALFADPEWTRTVVSLHSFSKDFAIPGYRVGALVASPELGREVTKLLDCVAICAPRIGQEAAWAGLTAAQGWRRERAREIAGRRNWFRTVMADRPGGFELLSAGGMFAWVRHPFAERPTEDVVRELVVDYDTLVIPGTAFLPDDRGTFRVSLSNADRDALTDFAGRLTAVADRHVR; this is translated from the coding sequence GTGCGATTGAACCACTGGACCGTGCAGACGACGGACTCGCCGATCGGCATGGCCTACGCCCTGCTCGACCGCCGCGTGAAGGAGCGGGAGCTGCTGGACCTCGCCCAGGCCGCGCCCCAGTACCCCGCCGCGTCGGAGGTGCTCGAACACGTCGTCGCGACCGCCCGGCACCCGCGCGGGGCGGACTACGTGGAGATCGCCGGGCTCCCCCACCTGCGCGAGGCGTTCGCCGCCGACCTCTGCGCCGCGTACCGCGGGCGTGTGCAGGCCGAGCACGTGGTCGTCACCGCGGGCTGCAACCAGGCGTTCTGCCTCGTGGCGTCGGCGCTCGCCGCGCCGGGCGACGAGGTGGTGCTGACCCTGCCGTACTACTTCAACCACGACATGTGGCTGCGGATGTCCGGGATCGTGCCGGTCTACCTCGAACCCGGGCCCGACCTGGTGCCCACGCCGGAGGCGGCGGAGGCACTGATCACCCAGCGGACCCGGGCGATCGTGCTGGTGACGCCCGGCAACCCGAGCGGCGCCACCGCTTCGCCGGAGCGGATCGCCGCGCTCGCCGAGGTGGCGGCGCGGCACGACGTCGCGCTGATCCTCGACGAGACGTACCGGTCGTTCCGCGACACGAAGGAACCGGCGCACGCCCTCTTCGCCGATCCGGAGTGGACACGCACCGTCGTCAGCCTGCACAGCTTCTCCAAGGACTTCGCCATCCCCGGCTACCGGGTGGGCGCGCTGGTCGCCTCCCCCGAGCTGGGCCGGGAGGTCACCAAGTTGCTCGACTGCGTCGCGATCTGTGCGCCGCGGATCGGTCAGGAGGCCGCGTGGGCCGGCCTCACGGCGGCGCAGGGGTGGCGGCGGGAGCGGGCCCGCGAGATCGCCGGCAGGCGGAACTGGTTCCGGACCGTGATGGCCGATCGGCCCGGTGGCTTCGAGCTGCTCTCGGCGGGCGGCATGTTCGCATGGGTCCGCCACCCGTTCGCCGAGCGTCCCACCGAGGATGTCGTACGCGAGCTCGTCGTCGACTACGACACGCTCGTCATCCCGGGAACCGCCTTCCTCCCGGACGACCGCGGCACGTTCCGGGTCAGCCTCAGCAACGCCGACCGGGACGCGCTCACCGACTTCGCGGGCCGGCTCACGGCGGTTGCCGATCGTCACGTCCGATGA
- a CDS encoding LacI family DNA-binding transcriptional regulator — protein MTGRKVATMLDVAREAGVSRAAVSKVIRNAYGVSPEMRERVEAAIARLDYRPSVAARAIRGSSFTLGFQLHELENPALARILHGAARATDGTGYQLVVAPAATLGEREGYRAIEALVDLHVDGIVAVASAVSADWLEELSARIPIVMLSRHDDSVGYDTMTGDDVAGTALAMEHLFSLGHERIAHLTRDEESTAPGLGTPPAVRLAAYRDLMNRTGHAGRIDVIRSARGDVDGRHATLARLREPEPPTAIFAINDDHALGAMHALGELGLSTPDVSVVGYDNIRLAAHPLISLTTVDHAGDELGERAVGMLIERIGGRTTARHESTTPHLHVRGSTGPVGMTACD, from the coding sequence ATGACCGGACGCAAAGTGGCGACCATGCTCGACGTCGCGCGCGAGGCCGGGGTGTCAAGGGCCGCCGTCTCCAAGGTCATCCGCAACGCCTACGGCGTGAGCCCTGAGATGCGGGAACGCGTTGAGGCCGCGATCGCGCGCCTCGACTACCGCCCCAGCGTGGCCGCGCGCGCGATCCGGGGATCGAGCTTCACGCTCGGGTTCCAGCTGCACGAGCTCGAGAACCCCGCGCTCGCCCGCATCCTGCACGGCGCCGCGCGTGCCACCGACGGCACCGGGTACCAGCTCGTCGTGGCCCCGGCGGCCACGCTGGGTGAGCGCGAGGGCTACCGGGCGATCGAGGCGCTGGTCGACCTGCACGTCGACGGCATCGTCGCGGTGGCCTCCGCGGTCTCGGCCGACTGGCTCGAGGAGCTCTCCGCGCGGATCCCGATCGTCATGCTCTCCCGTCACGACGACTCGGTCGGTTACGACACGATGACCGGCGACGACGTCGCCGGGACGGCACTGGCGATGGAGCACCTGTTCTCGCTCGGGCACGAGCGCATCGCGCACCTCACCCGCGACGAGGAGTCGACGGCACCCGGCCTCGGCACGCCACCCGCCGTGCGTCTCGCCGCCTACCGCGACCTGATGAACCGGACCGGTCACGCCGGCCGGATCGACGTCATCCGGTCGGCCCGCGGAGACGTCGACGGCCGCCACGCGACGCTCGCGCGGCTGCGGGAACCCGAGCCTCCGACGGCCATCTTCGCGATCAACGACGACCACGCGCTCGGCGCCATGCACGCGCTCGGCGAGCTCGGCCTGTCCACGCCGGACGTCTCGGTGGTCGGCTACGACAACATCCGGCTGGCCGCGCACCCGCTGATCTCGCTCACCACCGTCGACCACGCGGGCGACGAGCTCGGCGAACGCGCCGTCGGCATGCTGATCGAACGGATCGGGGGCCGGACGACCGCCCGCCACGAGTCGACCACCCCACACTTGCACGTACGGGGATCCACCGGGCCGGTAGGAATGACCGCGTGCGATTGA
- a CDS encoding MFS transporter, producing the protein MRTALLAGMASYLDAAALVSSGVAISVLYAPALHLTPVMIGLVLACQQLSFAVGALFGGRLGDRFGRRRVLTLALVVYAVGTAILAGTTSVWMLFPGVVLSGLGIGADLPVALAMANEVAPRAKKGRMVVLSQLQWTLGIATVQLAVSQVGHLGVTGGRILFSGLAVLAVVVLALRFALPESEEWLAARREADEARQRGESAGTVRFEHLTQVFRRPVLWAVLATAVYYATWNVGASINGKYGSYIWTQLAGGDVEAYARLALVALPLTFLASLLFMGVVDTRWRWPFTAIGSVLIILGWAPLALWGPSQQAMVALVFLFGIGSCFAGEPLYKVWSQELIPTLLRGTSQGVTMAVTRVIAAVLAFVVPPLLATDPAVVFVGIFAFALVSSAVWLFWVPRLPKAVDIERPAVVA; encoded by the coding sequence TTGCGAACGGCCCTCCTGGCCGGGATGGCCTCCTACCTCGACGCGGCCGCGCTGGTGAGTTCGGGTGTGGCGATCAGCGTGCTCTACGCGCCCGCGCTGCACCTCACCCCGGTGATGATCGGGCTGGTACTGGCCTGCCAGCAGTTGTCGTTCGCGGTCGGCGCCCTGTTCGGAGGGCGGCTCGGCGACCGTTTCGGCCGCCGCAGGGTCCTGACCCTCGCGCTCGTCGTGTACGCGGTGGGAACCGCGATCCTCGCGGGCACGACGTCGGTGTGGATGCTCTTCCCTGGCGTCGTCCTCTCCGGCCTCGGCATCGGAGCGGACCTCCCGGTGGCGCTCGCGATGGCGAACGAGGTGGCGCCGCGGGCGAAGAAGGGCCGGATGGTGGTGCTCTCGCAGCTCCAATGGACCCTCGGCATCGCGACGGTGCAGCTGGCGGTGAGCCAGGTCGGGCACCTCGGCGTCACCGGCGGGCGCATCCTGTTCTCCGGGCTGGCCGTGTTGGCGGTCGTCGTGCTCGCGCTGCGGTTCGCACTCCCCGAGTCCGAGGAGTGGCTTGCGGCCCGGCGAGAGGCGGACGAGGCGCGGCAGCGCGGTGAGAGCGCGGGGACCGTGCGGTTCGAGCACCTCACGCAGGTGTTCCGGCGCCCGGTGCTCTGGGCCGTGCTCGCGACGGCCGTCTACTACGCCACCTGGAACGTCGGCGCGAGCATCAACGGGAAGTACGGGAGCTACATCTGGACCCAGCTGGCCGGGGGAGACGTCGAGGCCTATGCGCGGCTCGCGCTCGTCGCGCTGCCGCTGACGTTCCTTGCGAGCCTGCTGTTCATGGGCGTGGTCGACACCCGCTGGCGGTGGCCCTTCACGGCCATCGGATCCGTCCTGATCATCCTCGGCTGGGCGCCACTCGCGCTATGGGGCCCTTCGCAACAGGCGATGGTGGCGCTCGTGTTCCTGTTCGGCATCGGGAGCTGCTTCGCAGGTGAGCCGCTCTACAAGGTCTGGTCGCAGGAACTGATCCCGACCTTGCTTCGCGGCACCAGTCAGGGGGTCACGATGGCCGTCACGCGCGTGATCGCCGCGGTGCTGGCCTTCGTCGTGCCGCCGCTGCTCGCCACGGACCCCGCCGTCGTGTTCGTCGGCATCTTCGCCTTCGCGCTGGTGTCGTCGGCCGTCTGGCTGTTCTGGGTCCCGCGGCTGCCGAAGGCGGTCGACATCGAGCGGCCGGCGGTGGTGGCGTGA